A single window of Ornithodoros turicata isolate Travis unplaced genomic scaffold, ASM3712646v1 ctg00000914.1, whole genome shotgun sequence DNA harbors:
- the LOC135375663 gene encoding uncharacterized protein LOC135375663, with translation MSNMVGKIEEIIAAASTQQAAAVCTATKVDIGLGVCLDAGVLHGIQRAAKGDGAKMARSLIRAVFLHEEMTGHTLYGRPYNAHKGATPKPSIAETRREAVLGYTCKQTTTSLREIKESLASMLSKMK, from the exons ATGTCTAACATGGTGGGCAAAATTGAAGAAATCATTGCAGCAGCTTCAACTCAACAGGCTGCAGCTGTGTGCACTGCTACAAAG GTAGACATTGGCCTGGGAGTGTGCCTTGACGCAGGCGTTCTGCATGGTATACAACGAGCAGCAAAGGGAGATGGAGCCAA AATGGCACGTTCACTGATCCGGGCAGTGTTTCTACATGAAGAGATGACTGGCCACACCCTTTATGGGAGGCCGTACAATGCTCACAAAGGTGCAACACCGAAACCTTCCATTGCTGAAACAAGGAGAGAAGCAGTTCTTG GATACACATGCAAACAAACCACGACGAGCTTACGGGAAATAAAAGAAAGCCTGGCGTCAATGTTGAGCAAGATGAAATAG